The Accipiter gentilis unplaced genomic scaffold, bAccGen1.1, whole genome shotgun sequence genome has a segment encoding these proteins:
- the LOC126036752 gene encoding electroneutral sodium bicarbonate exchanger 1-like isoform X5 translates to MSALALGLPDATSFLSRNTGEPVHRDRLETIEATYASCPDVKDGPMENGETRFTDGSSYVLNSNRHAGYAVTASQEKCQYLRGEFQGPACGRDGPYTPDVFFWCCILFFATFALSSFLKKFKTSRYFPTRVRSTVSNFAVFLTIVIMVLLDFVVGIPLPKLQVPHAFKPTRDDRGWFINPIGPNPWWTVLAALVPALLCTILIFMDQQISAVIVNRKEHKLKKGCGYHLDLFVVAVMLGVCSVMGLPWFVAATVLSITHVNSLKVESDCSAPGEQPKLLGIREQRVTGLLIFVLMGCSVFFTSVLKFIPMPVLYGVFLYMGVSSLRRIQFFDRLKLFWMPAKHQPDFIYLRHVPLRKVHFFTAIQLTCLVLLWTIKVSRAAIIFPMMVLALVFVRKAMDFCFSKRELSFLDDLMPERKKKLDDARNEAGEEEEESRRAMEAAAAASSVQLNVGKTSDVDIPKQSSDGTDPSEIVILDEMSQTTIWKALTLKTETL, encoded by the exons cttcttttctcagcaggaacacaggagaaccggtacatcgtgaccgtttggaaaccatcgaagcaacgtacgccagttgcccagacgtgaaagacggccccatggaaaacggggaaactcgcttcacagacggaagcagttacgtcctaaacagtaatcgacacgcgggatacgccgtcactgccagccaagag aaatgtcagtatttgcgtggggagtttcaaggacctgcctgtggacgcgacggcccctacacccctgatgtattcttctggtgctgcatcctcttcttcgccacctttgccctgtcaagcttcttgaagaagtttaaaaccagccgctactttccaaccaga gtacggtccacagtgagcaactttgctgttttcctcaccatcgtcatcatggtgctccttgactttgtggttgggatcccattgccgaagctccaggtcccccatgcgttcaag cctaccagagacgaccgcgggtggttcatcaaccccataggacccaacccttggtggacggtgttggctgcgctcgtcccagctctgctctgcaccatcttgatattcatggaccagcagatcagtgccgttattgtgaacaggaaggagcacaagctgaag aaaggatgcgggtaccacctggacctttttgtggtggccgtgatgctcggggtgtgctctgtgatggggctgccctggtttgtggctgcgaccgtcctgtccatcacccacgtgaatagcctcaaagtagagtctgactgctcagctccaggagaacaacccaagttgctggggatacgagagcagagagtcactggcttgctgatctttgtgctcatgggctgctctgtcttcttcacttccgtgttaaag tttataccaatgcctgtgctttatggcgtctttctctacatgggtgtgtcgtcgctcagaagaattcag ttctttgatcgcttgaagctgttttggatgccagcgaaacaccagccggatttcatctacctgcggcacgtgcccttgcgaaaggtgcatttcttcacggcgatccagctgacctgcctcgtcctgctctggaccatcaaggtgtcccgtgccgccatcatctttcccatgatg gttttggctctcgtatttgtccggaaagcgatggatttctgcttctcaaagcgagagctcagctttctggatgaccttatgccagaaaggaagaagaagttggacgatgccagaaatgaagctggagaagaagaagag gagtccaggagggccatggaagctgctgctgctgcaagttcagttcagctgaacgtggggaagaccagtgacgtggatatcccaaagcaaagcagtgacgg gactgatccttctgagattgttatcctggatgaaatgtcacaaacgaccatatggaaggctctcactttgaagacagaaaccctttga
- the LOC126036752 gene encoding electroneutral sodium bicarbonate exchanger 1-like isoform X4: MHLEERKVLHLLKLGSRKAKSCRNTGEPVHRDRLETIEATYASCPDVKDGPMENGETRFTDGSSYVLNSNRHAGYAVTASQEKCQYLRGEFQGPACGRDGPYTPDVFFWCCILFFATFALSSFLKKFKTSRYFPTRVRSTVSNFAVFLTIVIMVLLDFVVGIPLPKLQVPHAFKPTRDDRGWFINPIGPNPWWTVLAALVPALLCTILIFMDQQISAVIVNRKEHKLKKGCGYHLDLFVVAVMLGVCSVMGLPWFVAATVLSITHVNSLKVESDCSAPGEQPKLLGIREQRVTGLLIFVLMGCSVFFTSVLKFIPMPVLYGVFLYMGVSSLRRIQFFDRLKLFWMPAKHQPDFIYLRHVPLRKVHFFTAIQLTCLVLLWTIKVSRAAIIFPMMVLALVFVRKAMDFCFSKRELSFLDDLMPERKKKLDDARNEAGEEEEESRRAMEAAAAASSVQLNVGKTSDVDIPKQSSDGTDPSEIVILDEMSQTTIWKALTLKTETL; the protein is encoded by the exons caggaacacaggagaaccggtacatcgtgaccgtttggaaaccatcgaagcaacgtacgccagttgcccagacgtgaaagacggccccatggaaaacggggaaactcgcttcacagacggaagcagttacgtcctaaacagtaatcgacacgcgggatacgccgtcactgccagccaagag aaatgtcagtatttgcgtggggagtttcaaggacctgcctgtggacgcgacggcccctacacccctgatgtattcttctggtgctgcatcctcttcttcgccacctttgccctgtcaagcttcttgaagaagtttaaaaccagccgctactttccaaccaga gtacggtccacagtgagcaactttgctgttttcctcaccatcgtcatcatggtgctccttgactttgtggttgggatcccattgccgaagctccaggtcccccatgcgttcaag cctaccagagacgaccgcgggtggttcatcaaccccataggacccaacccttggtggacggtgttggctgcgctcgtcccagctctgctctgcaccatcttgatattcatggaccagcagatcagtgccgttattgtgaacaggaaggagcacaagctgaag aaaggatgcgggtaccacctggacctttttgtggtggccgtgatgctcggggtgtgctctgtgatggggctgccctggtttgtggctgcgaccgtcctgtccatcacccacgtgaatagcctcaaagtagagtctgactgctcagctccaggagaacaacccaagttgctggggatacgagagcagagagtcactggcttgctgatctttgtgctcatgggctgctctgtcttcttcacttccgtgttaaag tttataccaatgcctgtgctttatggcgtctttctctacatgggtgtgtcgtcgctcagaagaattcag ttctttgatcgcttgaagctgttttggatgccagcgaaacaccagccggatttcatctacctgcggcacgtgcccttgcgaaaggtgcatttcttcacggcgatccagctgacctgcctcgtcctgctctggaccatcaaggtgtcccgtgccgccatcatctttcccatgatg gttttggctctcgtatttgtccggaaagcgatggatttctgcttctcaaagcgagagctcagctttctggatgaccttatgccagaaaggaagaagaagttggacgatgccagaaatgaagctggagaagaagaagag gagtccaggagggccatggaagctgctgctgctgcaagttcagttcagctgaacgtggggaagaccagtgacgtggatatcccaaagcaaagcagtgacgg gactgatccttctgagattgttatcctggatgaaatgtcacaaacgaccatatggaaggctctcactttgaagacagaaaccctttga
- the LOC126036752 gene encoding electroneutral sodium bicarbonate exchanger 1-like isoform X6, giving the protein MENGETRFTDGSSYVLNSNRHAGYAVTASQEKCQYLRGEFQGPACGRDGPYTPDVFFWCCILFFATFALSSFLKKFKTSRYFPTRVRSTVSNFAVFLTIVIMVLLDFVVGIPLPKLQVPHAFKPTRDDRGWFINPIGPNPWWTVLAALVPALLCTILIFMDQQISAVIVNRKEHKLKKGCGYHLDLFVVAVMLGVCSVMGLPWFVAATVLSITHVNSLKVESDCSAPGEQPKLLGIREQRVTGLLIFVLMGCSVFFTSVLKFIPMPVLYGVFLYMGVSSLRRIQFFDRLKLFWMPAKHQPDFIYLRHVPLRKVHFFTAIQLTCLVLLWTIKVSRAAIIFPMMVLALVFVRKAMDFCFSKRELSFLDDLMPERKKKLDDARNEAGEEEEESRRAMEAAAAASSVQLNVGKTSDVDIPKQSSDGTDPSEIVILDEMSQTTIWKALTLKTETL; this is encoded by the exons atggaaaacggggaaactcgcttcacagacggaagcagttacgtcctaaacagtaatcgacacgcgggatacgccgtcactgccagccaagag aaatgtcagtatttgcgtggggagtttcaaggacctgcctgtggacgcgacggcccctacacccctgatgtattcttctggtgctgcatcctcttcttcgccacctttgccctgtcaagcttcttgaagaagtttaaaaccagccgctactttccaaccaga gtacggtccacagtgagcaactttgctgttttcctcaccatcgtcatcatggtgctccttgactttgtggttgggatcccattgccgaagctccaggtcccccatgcgttcaag cctaccagagacgaccgcgggtggttcatcaaccccataggacccaacccttggtggacggtgttggctgcgctcgtcccagctctgctctgcaccatcttgatattcatggaccagcagatcagtgccgttattgtgaacaggaaggagcacaagctgaag aaaggatgcgggtaccacctggacctttttgtggtggccgtgatgctcggggtgtgctctgtgatggggctgccctggtttgtggctgcgaccgtcctgtccatcacccacgtgaatagcctcaaagtagagtctgactgctcagctccaggagaacaacccaagttgctggggatacgagagcagagagtcactggcttgctgatctttgtgctcatgggctgctctgtcttcttcacttccgtgttaaag tttataccaatgcctgtgctttatggcgtctttctctacatgggtgtgtcgtcgctcagaagaattcag ttctttgatcgcttgaagctgttttggatgccagcgaaacaccagccggatttcatctacctgcggcacgtgcccttgcgaaaggtgcatttcttcacggcgatccagctgacctgcctcgtcctgctctggaccatcaaggtgtcccgtgccgccatcatctttcccatgatg gttttggctctcgtatttgtccggaaagcgatggatttctgcttctcaaagcgagagctcagctttctggatgaccttatgccagaaaggaagaagaagttggacgatgccagaaatgaagctggagaagaagaagag gagtccaggagggccatggaagctgctgctgctgcaagttcagttcagctgaacgtggggaagaccagtgacgtggatatcccaaagcaaagcagtgacgg gactgatccttctgagattgttatcctggatgaaatgtcacaaacgaccatatggaaggctctcactttgaagacagaaaccctttga
- the LOC126036752 gene encoding electroneutral sodium bicarbonate exchanger 1-like isoform X7, which translates to MWKRPLRRALQKCQYLRGEFQGPACGRDGPYTPDVFFWCCILFFATFALSSFLKKFKTSRYFPTRVRSTVSNFAVFLTIVIMVLLDFVVGIPLPKLQVPHAFKPTRDDRGWFINPIGPNPWWTVLAALVPALLCTILIFMDQQISAVIVNRKEHKLKKGCGYHLDLFVVAVMLGVCSVMGLPWFVAATVLSITHVNSLKVESDCSAPGEQPKLLGIREQRVTGLLIFVLMGCSVFFTSVLKFIPMPVLYGVFLYMGVSSLRRIQFFDRLKLFWMPAKHQPDFIYLRHVPLRKVHFFTAIQLTCLVLLWTIKVSRAAIIFPMMVLALVFVRKAMDFCFSKRELSFLDDLMPERKKKLDDARNEAGEEEEESRRAMEAAAAASSVQLNVGKTSDVDIPKQSSDGTDPSEIVILDEMSQTTIWKALTLKTETL; encoded by the exons aaatgtcagtatttgcgtggggagtttcaaggacctgcctgtggacgcgacggcccctacacccctgatgtattcttctggtgctgcatcctcttcttcgccacctttgccctgtcaagcttcttgaagaagtttaaaaccagccgctactttccaaccaga gtacggtccacagtgagcaactttgctgttttcctcaccatcgtcatcatggtgctccttgactttgtggttgggatcccattgccgaagctccaggtcccccatgcgttcaag cctaccagagacgaccgcgggtggttcatcaaccccataggacccaacccttggtggacggtgttggctgcgctcgtcccagctctgctctgcaccatcttgatattcatggaccagcagatcagtgccgttattgtgaacaggaaggagcacaagctgaag aaaggatgcgggtaccacctggacctttttgtggtggccgtgatgctcggggtgtgctctgtgatggggctgccctggtttgtggctgcgaccgtcctgtccatcacccacgtgaatagcctcaaagtagagtctgactgctcagctccaggagaacaacccaagttgctggggatacgagagcagagagtcactggcttgctgatctttgtgctcatgggctgctctgtcttcttcacttccgtgttaaag tttataccaatgcctgtgctttatggcgtctttctctacatgggtgtgtcgtcgctcagaagaattcag ttctttgatcgcttgaagctgttttggatgccagcgaaacaccagccggatttcatctacctgcggcacgtgcccttgcgaaaggtgcatttcttcacggcgatccagctgacctgcctcgtcctgctctggaccatcaaggtgtcccgtgccgccatcatctttcccatgatg gttttggctctcgtatttgtccggaaagcgatggatttctgcttctcaaagcgagagctcagctttctggatgaccttatgccagaaaggaagaagaagttggacgatgccagaaatgaagctggagaagaagaagag gagtccaggagggccatggaagctgctgctgctgcaagttcagttcagctgaacgtggggaagaccagtgacgtggatatcccaaagcaaagcagtgacgg gactgatccttctgagattgttatcctggatgaaatgtcacaaacgaccatatggaaggctctcactttgaagacagaaaccctttga